The nucleotide window CGCCTGCTGCGCTGAGGCTTCACGAGGGTTTACCGCCGCGCGCGTAGCGTGGCGGCCGCAAGGAGGTTGTCCATGAGCGCGGCACCCGAACATCTGTATACCCGGCAGGAGGACATCGCGCGGATGGAGGCGCTGGTGTCGCAGCTGCCCGACGAGGCGGTGGTGGAACTGCACCTGACCGATGGCGGTTCGATCACCGGCGTGGTCACCACGCGCCCCAGCGTGCAG belongs to Pseudoxanthomonas sp. F37 and includes:
- a CDS encoding DUF3247 family protein — translated: MSAAPEHLYTRQEDIARMEALVSQLPDEAVVELHLTDGGSITGVVTTRPSVQVFRDGDGHEGFNAVVRIDDHRRPDVTHYLWLDRIASVTPLGSA